One Melanotaenia boesemani isolate fMelBoe1 chromosome 8, fMelBoe1.pri, whole genome shotgun sequence DNA segment encodes these proteins:
- the LOC121643986 gene encoding Golgi reassembly-stacking protein 2-like, with translation MRITKLVIWRRVPGVWKYSGVSPPPGCRLPEQHKKDPRTETMGGSQSVEIPGGGSEGYHVLRVQENSPGHRAGLEPFFDFIVSINNTRLNKDNDTLKDLLKASVEKPVKMLVYSSKTLELRECTVTPSNLWGGQGLLGVSIRFCSFEGANENVWHVLEVESNSPAALAGLRPHTDYIIGADTVMNESEDLFSLIESHEGKGLKLYVYNTDTDNCREVVITPNSAWGGDGSLGCGIGYGYLHRIPTRPFEEGKKISFPGSSPSEPVSPLKDGFTEVQLSAVTPPSSTPSAPSGLEESLSGLSISSALPPMPSELQTGLPTVPLLPSTTNPSLTPLTPLNPAATSFNPATTLPGLMPLPAGLPPLPNLPNLNLPLPDLSAVSLAGTSTLPVMGTTVPSLGSLPPLNLPGLAPLPPLPTMLPSQLPPLLSQSMAPLAPTSHSASVTVTATPLTSSVADTTVPTEAVSTKATESPASAETTQTSS, from the exons ATGCGCATCACAAAGCTAGTCATTTGGCGACGTGTACCCGGTGTGTGGAAGTACTCAGGTGTCTCACCTCCGCCGGGTTGCAGGTTGCCAGAACAACATAAGAAGGATCCGAGGACAGAAACCATGGGAGGATCACAAAGCGTCGAGATACCGGGAGGAGGCTCGGAGGGCTACCATGTTCTCCGC GTTCAGGAAAACTCTCCTGGACACCGAGCAGGACTCGAGCCTTTCTTTGACTTCATTGTCTCCATCAATAACACCAGACTG AACAAGGACAACGACACCTTGAAGGACTTGCTCAAAGCCAGTGTGGAGAAACCAGTCAAGATGTTGGTTTACTCATCAAAGACCCTGGAGCTGCGAGAGTGCACGGTGACCCCCAGTAACCTGTGGGGAGGCCAAGGCTTGCTGGGTGTCTCAATTCgcttctgcagctttgaaggAGCTAATGAGAATGTTTGGCATGTGCTG GAAGTGGAGTCCAACTCCCCGGCAGCCCTCGCTGGCCTGCGACCACACACTGATTATATCATTGGAGCTGACACTGTTATGAATGAG TCGGAAGACTTGTTCTCTCTGATAGAGAGCCATGAGGGTAAGGGGCTGAAACTCTATGTGTACAACACAGACACTGACAACTGCAGAGAGGTGGTCATTACACCTAACAGTGCCTGGGGAGGGGATGGCAG cCTTGGGTGTGGGATTGGCTATGGATACCTCCACAGAATTCCCACTCGGCCTTTTGAGGAAGGGAAAAAGATCAGCTTCCCTGGAAGTTCTCCTAGTGAGCCTGTCAGTCCGCTGAAGGATGGATTCACTGAG GTCCAGCTATCAGCTGTTACCCCTCCTTCCTCCACACCATCTGCTCCCTCCGGCCTTGAAGAATCACTTTCTGGTCTGTCAATCAGCTCTGCTCTGCCCCCGATGCCCAGCGAGCTGCAGACAG GTTTGCCAACAgtccctctcctcccctctacCACCAACCCCTCTCTTACCCCCCTAACTCCACTGAATCCTGCCGCCACCAGCTTCAACCCAGCCACCACGCTACCAG GTCTGATGCCCCTCCCAGCTGGATTACCTCCACTCCCTAACCTTCCCAACCTGAACCTGCCACTCCCAGACCTTAGCGCCGTGTCGTTAGCAGGAACAAGCACCCTGCCAGTGATGGGCACCACAG TCCCATCTCTGGGTTCACTGCCGCCCCTGAACCTGCCAGGTCTCGCCCCGTTGCCCCCTCTCCCCACCATGCTGCCCTCCCAGTTGCCTCCTCTGCTCTCTCAGAGCATGGCTCCCCTCGCGCCCACCTCCCATTCAGCCTCTGTCACAGTCACGGCGACGCCATTGACCAGCTCGGTCGCCGACACCACAGTCCCCACAGAAGCCGTCTCCACCAAGGCCACAGAATCGCCAGCTTCTGCAGAAACTACGCAAACATCATCGTAA
- the LOC121644893 gene encoding glutamate decarboxylase 1-like isoform X1, which produces MATSEPRTTGGDQDPNSDNLRPPSATNEYAWMHGCTRKLGMKICGFLQKNNSLEEKGRLAGQKNLLSCDNSDRDARFRRTETDFSNLFARDLLPAKNGEEPTMQFLLEVVDILTNYVKKTFDRSTKVLDFHHPHQLLEGMEGFNLELSDQPESLEQILVDCRDTLKYGVRTGHPRFFNQLSSGLDIIGLAGEWLTSTANTNMFTYEIAPVFVLMEQLTLKKMREMIGWPGGEGDGLFSPGGAISNMYSVMIARYKYFPEVKTKGMSAAPRLVLFTSEHSHYSIKKAGAALGFGTENVILLSTDERGRVIPADLEAKIIDVKQKGYVPLFVNATGGSTVYGAFDPINEIADICEKYNLWLHVDGAWGGGLLMSRKHRHKLNGIERANSVTWNPHKMMGVPLQCSAILVREKGILAGCNSMCAGYLFQPDKQYDVTYDTGDKAIQCGRHVDIFKFWLMWKAKGTIGFEQHIDKCLDLSQYLYNKIKNREGYKMVFDGVPQHTNVCFWYIPPSLRGMPDGDEKREKLHRVAPKIKAMMMESGTTMVGYQPQGNKVNFFRMVVSNPAVTQSDIDFLIDEIERLGHDL; this is translated from the exons ATGGCCACGTCTGAACCGAGAACCACTGGCGGGGACCAGGACCCAAACTCGGATAATTTAAGACCTCCGTCTGCAA CCAACGAATATGCGTGGATGCACGGATGCACGCGGAAACTGGGGATGAAGATTTGTG GGTTCCTGCAGAAGAACAACAGCCTGGAGGAGAAAGGGAGGCTCGCGGGCCAAAAGAACCTGCTCTCGTGCGACAACAGCGACAGGGACGCGCGCTTCCGCCGCACCGAGACCGACTTCTCTAACCTGTTTGCCAGAG ACCTGCTACCAGCCAAAAATGGAGAAGAGCCTACCATGCAGTTTTTGCTGGAGGTGGTGGACATCCTCACAAACTACGTGAAGAAAACTTTCGACCGCTCCACCAAGGTGCTGGACTTCCACCACCCGCACCAGCTCCTGGAGGGCATGGAGGGCTTCAACCTGGAGCTGTCCGACCAGCCCGAGTCTCTGGAGCAGATCCTGGTGGACTGCAGGGACACGCTCAAATATGGCGTCCGGACAG gCCACCCTCGTTTCTTCAATCAGCTGTCTTCTGGTTTGGATATCATCGGTCTGGCTGGCGAGTGGCTCACCTCCACCGCCAACACCAACAT GTTCACCTATGAGATTGCGCCAGTGTTTGTGCTGATGGAGCAGCTGACTCTGAAGAAGATGAGAGAGATGATTGGCTGGCCAGGCGGAGAAGGAGATGGCCTCTTCTCACCTG GGGGCGCCATCTCCAACATGTACAGCGTGATGATCGCACGCTACAAGTATTTCCCTGAAGTCAAGACCAAGGGCATGTCTGCTGCTCCTCGCCTTGTGCTTTTCACATCCGAGCAT AGCCATTACTCTATAAAAAAAGCCGGAGCTGCTCTGGGCTTCGGGACTGAAAACGTCATATTGCTGAGTACAGATGAAAG GGGGAGAGTCATACCTGCAGATCTTGAGGCTAAAATCATTGATGTCAAACAGAAG GGTTACGTGCCGTTGTTTGTGAATGCCACAGGAGGTTCAACTGTTTATGGTGCGTTTGATCCCATCAATGAGATTGCTGACATCTGTGAGAAATACAACCTGTGGCTACATGTTGAT GGGGCCTGGGGTGGAGGCCTGCTGATGTCTAGGAAGCATCGCCATAAGCTTAACGGCATTGAGCG GGCCAATTCTGTCACATGGAACCCTCACAAGATGATGGGCGTCCCTCTACAGTGCTCAGCAATCTTGGTCAGAGAGAAG GGAATCCTTGCAGGCTGCAACTCCATGTGTGCTGGCTACCTGTTCCAACCTGACAAACAGTACGACGTCACCTATGACACGGGTGACAAAGCTATCCAGTGTGGCCGGCATGTTGACATCTTTAAGTTCTGGCTCATGTGGAAAGCCAAG GGTACCATTGGGTTTGAACAGCACATTGATAAGTGTTTGGACCTGTCTCAGTATCTCTACAACAAGATCAAGAACAGAGAGGGATATAAGATGGTGTTTGATGGAGTG CCTCAGCACACCAATGTTTGCTTCTGGTACATTCCACCCAGCCTGAGAGGAATGCCCGACGGAGATGAGAAGCGGGAAAAACTCCACAGG GTGGCTCCAAAGATCAAGGCCATGATGATGGAGTCAGGGACCACCATGGTGGGCTACCAGCCACAGGGCAATAAAGTCAATTTCTTCCGTATGGTCGTGTCCAATCCGGCAGTCACCCAGTCTGACATCGACTTCCTCATCGATGAGATTGAGAGGCTGGGTCATGACCTGTAG
- the LOC121644893 gene encoding glutamate decarboxylase 1-like isoform X2, which produces MATSEPRTTGGDQDPNSDNLRPPSARFLQKNNSLEEKGRLAGQKNLLSCDNSDRDARFRRTETDFSNLFARDLLPAKNGEEPTMQFLLEVVDILTNYVKKTFDRSTKVLDFHHPHQLLEGMEGFNLELSDQPESLEQILVDCRDTLKYGVRTGHPRFFNQLSSGLDIIGLAGEWLTSTANTNMFTYEIAPVFVLMEQLTLKKMREMIGWPGGEGDGLFSPGGAISNMYSVMIARYKYFPEVKTKGMSAAPRLVLFTSEHSHYSIKKAGAALGFGTENVILLSTDERGRVIPADLEAKIIDVKQKGYVPLFVNATGGSTVYGAFDPINEIADICEKYNLWLHVDGAWGGGLLMSRKHRHKLNGIERANSVTWNPHKMMGVPLQCSAILVREKGILAGCNSMCAGYLFQPDKQYDVTYDTGDKAIQCGRHVDIFKFWLMWKAKGTIGFEQHIDKCLDLSQYLYNKIKNREGYKMVFDGVPQHTNVCFWYIPPSLRGMPDGDEKREKLHRVAPKIKAMMMESGTTMVGYQPQGNKVNFFRMVVSNPAVTQSDIDFLIDEIERLGHDL; this is translated from the exons ATGGCCACGTCTGAACCGAGAACCACTGGCGGGGACCAGGACCCAAACTCGGATAATTTAAGACCTCCGTCTGCAA GGTTCCTGCAGAAGAACAACAGCCTGGAGGAGAAAGGGAGGCTCGCGGGCCAAAAGAACCTGCTCTCGTGCGACAACAGCGACAGGGACGCGCGCTTCCGCCGCACCGAGACCGACTTCTCTAACCTGTTTGCCAGAG ACCTGCTACCAGCCAAAAATGGAGAAGAGCCTACCATGCAGTTTTTGCTGGAGGTGGTGGACATCCTCACAAACTACGTGAAGAAAACTTTCGACCGCTCCACCAAGGTGCTGGACTTCCACCACCCGCACCAGCTCCTGGAGGGCATGGAGGGCTTCAACCTGGAGCTGTCCGACCAGCCCGAGTCTCTGGAGCAGATCCTGGTGGACTGCAGGGACACGCTCAAATATGGCGTCCGGACAG gCCACCCTCGTTTCTTCAATCAGCTGTCTTCTGGTTTGGATATCATCGGTCTGGCTGGCGAGTGGCTCACCTCCACCGCCAACACCAACAT GTTCACCTATGAGATTGCGCCAGTGTTTGTGCTGATGGAGCAGCTGACTCTGAAGAAGATGAGAGAGATGATTGGCTGGCCAGGCGGAGAAGGAGATGGCCTCTTCTCACCTG GGGGCGCCATCTCCAACATGTACAGCGTGATGATCGCACGCTACAAGTATTTCCCTGAAGTCAAGACCAAGGGCATGTCTGCTGCTCCTCGCCTTGTGCTTTTCACATCCGAGCAT AGCCATTACTCTATAAAAAAAGCCGGAGCTGCTCTGGGCTTCGGGACTGAAAACGTCATATTGCTGAGTACAGATGAAAG GGGGAGAGTCATACCTGCAGATCTTGAGGCTAAAATCATTGATGTCAAACAGAAG GGTTACGTGCCGTTGTTTGTGAATGCCACAGGAGGTTCAACTGTTTATGGTGCGTTTGATCCCATCAATGAGATTGCTGACATCTGTGAGAAATACAACCTGTGGCTACATGTTGAT GGGGCCTGGGGTGGAGGCCTGCTGATGTCTAGGAAGCATCGCCATAAGCTTAACGGCATTGAGCG GGCCAATTCTGTCACATGGAACCCTCACAAGATGATGGGCGTCCCTCTACAGTGCTCAGCAATCTTGGTCAGAGAGAAG GGAATCCTTGCAGGCTGCAACTCCATGTGTGCTGGCTACCTGTTCCAACCTGACAAACAGTACGACGTCACCTATGACACGGGTGACAAAGCTATCCAGTGTGGCCGGCATGTTGACATCTTTAAGTTCTGGCTCATGTGGAAAGCCAAG GGTACCATTGGGTTTGAACAGCACATTGATAAGTGTTTGGACCTGTCTCAGTATCTCTACAACAAGATCAAGAACAGAGAGGGATATAAGATGGTGTTTGATGGAGTG CCTCAGCACACCAATGTTTGCTTCTGGTACATTCCACCCAGCCTGAGAGGAATGCCCGACGGAGATGAGAAGCGGGAAAAACTCCACAGG GTGGCTCCAAAGATCAAGGCCATGATGATGGAGTCAGGGACCACCATGGTGGGCTACCAGCCACAGGGCAATAAAGTCAATTTCTTCCGTATGGTCGTGTCCAATCCGGCAGTCACCCAGTCTGACATCGACTTCCTCATCGATGAGATTGAGAGGCTGGGTCATGACCTGTAG